From the genome of Spinacia oleracea cultivar Varoflay chromosome 2, BTI_SOV_V1, whole genome shotgun sequence, one region includes:
- the LOC110786261 gene encoding uncharacterized protein, with the protein MAEPNFIQFFVKLFDNKTVTLQFPIHQNLTSQSIKNQIETLTKIPTEAQNLTLNGKFLSNSVPIPPKSLSLSTIYLNFSLLGGKGGFGSLLRGAATKAGQKKTNNFDACRDMSGRRLRHVNAEKRLEEWKAEEGERKLEKMADDYLKKMEKKGKGGKKDHGADKYVEKYREDSKRCVEEVERSVRESMGEMLGAGKKKRKLPVKDADAKRVKIWMGKRKVGESDSEDSEGDDSDAEKEKSVVTENGNQSDSSKDASSASVSILPSDGRNHSGSSESGSEEEKDMVTEGTSGVAAKPSGCNEKISASAEVVSISDQIVVEQGPSEHHSEATIVAKQLLTTTNLVEPDGPQSTTTVPELDGVPECKAVSPDEGNIGSSNAPEVLLQPLNLADFNSANELEVFGMEKLKSELQTHGLKCGGTLQERAARLFLLKTTPVEKLPKKLLAKK; encoded by the exons ATGGCGGAACccaatttcattcaatttttcgtCAAACTTTTCGACAACAAAACCGTAACTCTCCAATTCCCGATTCACCAAAACCTAACATCTCAATCAATCAAGAACCAGATTGAAACCCTAACTAAAATCCCCACTGAAGCTCAAAACCTAACCCTAAATGGAAAATTCCTCTCAAATTCAGTTCCAATTCCACCCAAATCTCTTTCTCTATCCACAATCTAccttaatttctctctcctcggtGGAAAAGGAGGATTCGGATCCCTCCTTCGAGGGGCGGCGACGAAGGCGGGGCAGAAGAAGACGAATAATTTTGACGCGTGTAGAGATATGAGTGGACGGAGGTTGAGGCATGTGAATGCAGAGAAGAGGTTGGAGGAGTGGAAAGCAGAGGAAGGAGAGAGGAAATTGGAGAAAATGGCGGATGATTACTTGAAGAAGATGGAGAAGAAAGGGAAAGGAGGGAAGAAAGATCACGGGGCAGATAAGTATGTGGAAAAGTATCGAGAAGATTCTAAAAGATGTGTGGAAGAAGTTGAGAGGTCAGTGAGAGAATCCATGGGAGAGATGTTGGGTGctgggaaaaagaaaaggaagttgCCTGTCAAGGATGCTGATGCTAAAAGGGTAAAAATTTG GATGGGGAAGAGAAAAGTGGGTGAAAGTGACAGTGAGGATTCAGAAGGTGATGATAGTGATGCAGAAAAGGAGAAATCAGTTGTCACAGAAAACGGAAACCAGTCAGATTCAAGCAAGGATGCTAGCTCTGCCTCAGTTTCAATTCTTCCATCAGATGGGCGTAATCATAGTGGTTCTTCTGAGAGTGGTTCGGAAGAAGAGAAGGATATGGTTACTGAAGGTACTTCTGGAGTAGCTGCTAAACCAAGTGGATGCAATGAAAAGATCTCTGCTTCAGCAGAAGTGGTTTCTATTTCTGATCAGATTGTGGTAGAACAAGGTCCTAGCGAACATCATTCCGAAGCCACAATTGTTGCCAAGCAGCTGCTGACTACCACTAATTTGGTTGAGCCAGATGGTCCTCAGTCAACAACCACTGTTCCTGAACTTGATGGAGTACCGGAGTGCAAAGCGGTTTCTCCTGATGAGGGTAATATTGGGAGCTCAAATGCACCTGAGGTTCTGCTGCAGCCTCTGAACTTGGCTGATTTTAACTCAGCTAACGAACTGGAG GTTTTTGGAATGGAAAAGTTGAAATCCGAGCTACAAACACATGGATTAAAATGTGGAGGCACTCTGCAAGAGCGTGCTGCTAGGCTTTTTCTCCTGAAAACCACCCCTGTAGAGAAGCTTCCTAAGAAACTACTTGCTAAGAAATGA